Below is a genomic region from Gracilimonas sp..
AAGCCTCATTACGGCAAGCTTTTGAAGAAGACAGCAAGTTCCTCATTATGGGACAAGACATTGCAGAGTATGGAGGTGTTTTTAAAATCACGGAAGGCTTTTTAGAGCAATTTGGCCATCAAAGAGTCAGGAATACCCCAATTATTGAATCCGGGGCTTTGGGAGCAGCCATGGGTTTGGCTTTGGAAGGATTTAAGCCCGTTGTAGAAATGCAGTTTGCTGATTTCATTTCCTGTGGATTTAACCAGATCGTCAACAACATTGCGAAAACCCGTTACAGGTGGTCTCCTCCCCTTAATATCACGATTCGCGCACCTCATGGAGGTGGTGTTGGAGCCGGGCCCTATCATTCCCAATCGGTTGAAGGTTGGTTTATGCAAATTCCCGGCTTAAAAGTAGTGGTACCAGGAACAGTTGAGGATGCCATGAATTTGATGTACAGCTCCCTTCATGATCCAAATCCGGTGTTATTTTTTGAGCATAAAAAGCTATATAGAAGTCTGAAAGACAATATTTCTGACAAAGCAAATTATGAGCCTCTGGGAAAAGCAAAAGTCAGAAGAGAGGGTTCCGATGCCACCATCATCACCTATGGAATGGGAGTTCAGTGGGCTCTTTCCGCTGCTGAATCATATGACAAAAAAGGAACCTCACTGGAAGTTTTGGATCTGAGAACGCTTCTTCCTCTTGATAAAGAGTCTATCAGACAAACGGTTCAGAAAACCGGTAAAGCGTTGCTGTTACAGGAACCTACTCTGACACTTGGGCCCTTAAGCGAAATTTCAGCTATCATTTCTGAGGAGTGCTTTGAATGGCTCGATGCTCCGGTTCTGCGCTGTGCTTCCCTGGATATGCCTATTCCTCACGACAAAGGGCTTGAAGAAGGATTTATGGCTGATTCAAAGCTGGAGAAAATGCTTAACAAACTCATTGACTACTAACTTATGATCTATAAGTATGGAAAATGCAAAGAGTATAGACCGATTAAATTACAGCTGGAATATTTTCCTTCATCAACAGGAACTCATAAAGTTAGCGGATAATAAAATCCGGTATTTGTTTTTAGTGAGCAGTGTGGCTGCCACTTTTATTCTTACCGAATTCAAAGCACTCGAAACGATTAACATCCCGGAGTTTCTATTTATGGGTTCTTTTGTGCTATTTCTGGCTTTCGCCTCTCTGACTATAAAGCCGAGAAAAACTCACTCAGGCGGACAGGGAACTTCAAAACTGATCTATCATAAAGACATCATTTCAAGACCAGACAGAAAAACCTACGCCAACGAATTTCTTGAAGCCTCTGATGAAGAGTTGCAGGGCGACCTTCTCCATCAGATTTATGAGATTTCTGCTATCGCCAATAAGAAATACCGGTACTATAATTATTCTTTTTATACCCTTTGTGTACAAATCGTACTCTTCTTTGTCGTGCTTATTTAGAGCCCCCTTCAGCCTCAATAAATACTCGTTTCACTCTGGTGTAAGTTCTTTTTATCTCTGCAGATAATTCAGCAGTAGCGGATTCAACCTCATCAGAGTTCAAAACCGAAACGAAATCCGCGTTTATAGTAACCAGAATATATTGCGGCCCCATATGTAGGGTGAGCACTTCTTTCACCATTTGAATAGACTTCATTCCATTACCCATCTTTTGAATCCCCTCAATGATTTCAAGGTCAGCACTCTCCCCGATGAGTAATCCCTTGGTTTCATGAGCAAGCCATATAGCGGTTCCACCTAAAATCACTCCGATAATAATAGAGGCAATTCCATCGAAAATGAGGATTCCCGTTACCTGGCTCAGAAAAACTCCAATGAAAGCAACAACCAAGCCGAGCATGGCCGCAGAATCTTCAAACAAAACCACAAAAGTAGTTGGATCTTTTTCTTTGCGAACGGCTTCGAAATAACTCCGATCGCCCTTGGTCTTGTTGAACTCCTTCCAGGCAAAGTACCAGGCAAAAGCTTCAAAGATCATAGCCAGCCCAAGCACGATATAATTTACCATGGGGCTAGAGATTTCATGGGGATCGGATAAG
It encodes:
- a CDS encoding Pycsar system effector family protein, which translates into the protein MENAKSIDRLNYSWNIFLHQQELIKLADNKIRYLFLVSSVAATFILTEFKALETINIPEFLFMGSFVLFLAFASLTIKPRKTHSGGQGTSKLIYHKDIISRPDRKTYANEFLEASDEELQGDLLHQIYEISAIANKKYRYYNYSFYTLCVQIVLFFVVLI
- a CDS encoding cation diffusion facilitator family transporter, coding for MASGSKKVIYAALIGNGLISITKFVAAVITGSSAMMSEGIHSVVDTGNQVLLLMGLKKAKKPADAEFPFGHGKEVYFWSFVVAIMIFAVGSGISIYEGIHSLSDPHEISSPMVNYIVLGLAMIFEAFAWYFAWKEFNKTKGDRSYFEAVRKEKDPTTFVVLFEDSAAMLGLVVAFIGVFLSQVTGILIFDGIASIIIGVILGGTAIWLAHETKGLLIGESADLEIIEGIQKMGNGMKSIQMVKEVLTLHMGPQYILVTINADFVSVLNSDEVESATAELSAEIKRTYTRVKRVFIEAEGGSK